The bacterium genome includes the window GTAAGAACTGTCCATTTAATGGCTGGAAGTTAAAAGGTAAGGCAATTGCAACAATTGTGGGTGGTAAGGTTGTAATGAGAGACGGCAAAATACTATCGTAATATATTGTGCTGTTTTAAACTGCTTCCATAGTAGATGGTGGCTTTGTAGTTATATTATAAGTTACTGATACAATACCAGTAACTTCTGTTGTTATCCTTTTTACCAGCCTATCCAAAGTTTTGTAAGGTAATCTTGTAGGTGTTGCTGTTCTTGCATCAATGCTATCCCAGCATCTGATTTCTATTTGTAAACCGTAGTCTCTTTTTCCGTCGCGTATTCCTGTGACTCTATCTTCGTGTAAAATTGCCATATACTGGAAAGCATGAGTATTTGATAGCTCTTCCTCAGTAATAGTAGTTGCTTGTCTTACTATTTTTACCTTTTCTGGAGTCACTTCTCCTATTATTCTACCAGCTAAAGCTGGCCCTAAAAAAGGTATTCTATTGTATACACTCTTTGGCAACCCCAGTGCTTTTGCTACTTTTCTTACACCATCCTTACGAAGCTGAATTAAAGGTTCAATAATTTTATAGCCAAAAGCTTCTTCAGGGTCAATGCCCAACTGCTCAAAAACATTGTGTTGTCTTTTTATTCCTGCAACAGTTTCGTCTACATCGGTTAAAATAGTGCCCTGCAAAAGGTATTTTGCACCGCTTTCTATCACAAGCTTACCAAAGACATCCTTATAAAAGGTCTGAACAATGGCTTCCCTTTTGGCTTCAGGGTCTGTTATTCCTTTCAATGAATTAAAGAATTTGTCTTTAGCATCCACAACATTTACATTGATACCAAATCCTTTGAATAAAGACACAACTCGTTCCAGCTCACCCTGTCTCATCAAGCCGTTATCAATAAAATATGTATGGAGTCTATCACCCAAAGCACGATGGCCAAGCATAGTTACAGTAGATGAATCGACACCACCTGATAAAGCATTGATAGCTTTACCATCGCCAACAAGAGCAGAGATTTCATTTATCTTTTGTTCTATAAATTTATGTGGCTTTAAATACTTTGCTTTTATTTCTTTAATTTTCATCTTAACCTCCTAAAGCTTTGACACAAATTTGAGGTGGCACCTCTTATTGTTCTTAATATAAAATCTGAGTTTCATTGCTTTACCTGCTTTTATGCCTATTCTTGTAGTGGCTACAATATCAAATTTTGAGGTCAGACCTCTTACTGAATTTCCTTCCTCAATTCGTAAATTACTATTTACTAAATCAGCCCCATTCTCCTTATGAGTTATGCCAAAAGCTTGTGTCACCTTTGCAGGTCCATTAGTAAGGGTTTTTAAGTTACTCACTTTTCTCCTTTTTTTCATTAGTTCTATTCCATACAATGGTTCAACTGCCCTTATTAACACTGCACGAGCTTCATCTTTGTGTCCTGTTACTACATTTAGCATATAGTGCATACCATAAGTGAAGTAAACATAAGCATAACCGGGTGGTCCCCACATTACCTCGTTTCTTTTGGTCCTTTTTCCACCGTATGCATGGGAGGCGGGGTCTTTGTCACCATAATAGGCTTCAGTTTCTACTATCATCCCTTTAGTTACTCCTTCAGAAGTTTGATGAATAAGTACCTTGCCAAGCAGTGCCTTAGCTACTTTCTTTACAGAATTAGCGTAAAACTCTCTCTGCATTATTGATACTAAATTACAGAGGCTTTAAAATTTAAGGTTTACCCCTATGACAGGTGAAAACAACTCAAAAAAGTGAGGCGCTTTAAGTTCTTTTATTGCAACAATAGCAGGAATCGCAGCAATAAATGAGTTTGTCTTTAGTCCTAAATCTACTTGCAACAACCCAAAAGAAAAAGAACTACTGGCACTGATTGCAAGATATGGGATTATGAGTTTTCGTTCACCAACTAAGTAAACTTCATTCCAAGCCTCTAAATTAACTCTCAAAGGTAAAAGTAACCGTGACTCAAATCCTGTGCTTAAATAATAACTACCTGATGTATAGCCTCCAATAGTTAAGCCAGAGGTGAATGGTCCAAGTTTAATTGCACTGCCTAACTTTACACCAAGCTTGTGAGGTAGCTTATACTTACCAGCCCATTCATCTAATCGGGTAGTATCAGGGAATTTGGATAGCTTTATGCGGATGTTACCACTTATTGTGTCTCCGGTCACCACTACACCTTCTGAATAAAGCGAATCTATAGATGGTGCACCATTTATATAAGTTATCGTATTCCCGCCACCGAGCTTCAGAGTAACTGCTGGTATTCCTTCTATTGTACCACCTAATTTAAGAAACCCAATATCTAAAATCATACCAGTAAGACAGGTAAATTCATCACCTCTTAATTCAACAGTTCCATTACTTTTGAATATGTTCTCATTAATAGTTGTATTTCCTGATAGATTTACTGTCCATTCTGTAGTTTCACTACATTTCAATGTGCATGGGGCATTGGCATCCACACTTGAACCAAGTTTAAGTTGCCCCCTAATTGGTCTATAAGTAGCACCGAAGCCAAATCCAAAAGGCCCTAAAGAATGGGCAAGCCCAAAGAATACCTTTGGCTGTGATAGCTTGATATTTCCATTTGCTTCAAGAGTTGTGGTAACAGGTGCAGTAAAAGTCCATATAACTGGGATTGTAACTCCTTCAGGTATACCCTGTATTTCAGTGTGTGTTAAAGTATCAGGAATCGTATCAGTAAATGTGTGCCTCAATGAGACTTTGCCTTCACTACTCAAGCCGAGTCCAAAATCTTCTATAACCCCAAATCCGGCACCAAATCCTTTTAAGTAAGTTCCGAATGCTATAAAATTTATACCGCTTGGCTGTGTAAATGCAAGGTCGCAAGGGACTTCAACTTTACCAACTTCTTCACTCATATCAAACACAGGTAACAAATTAATTTTAGATGTGAAACGCAACCCCAAAATAGTTGAGAAACTTTTACCTTTAATCTTAGACAGTGACGCAGGGTTAACGATACAGCCATTTAATCCTTGTGCAAGTGCCGGGTTACTGTATCCTAAATTAAGACCACCAATAGTCAATAGACTGACTTTAAGTTCACCACTTAAACTACCGCTTACCTGAGTGGTATCAGTTAAGGACACGGATAAACACAGATAGGAACACAGATAAATACAAAACATTTATCTAAATCTACTGTACACAGCGTCTATATTTCTCAAGTAATACTTATGGTCAAAGAAGCTGTTTATTTCGTCTGCAGAAAATAACTTATTTATAGCTTTATCTTTTAGCAAGACATCTCTTAAATGCCTACCCTCAGTTTCAGCCTTAAATGAACAGCTTTGTACAACTTCATACGCTTTGGTACGACTCATCCCCTTTTTAATTAGTTCTACAAGCACTTTGCCAGAAAATATAAGCCCACGTGTATACTCAAGATTCTTTTTTAAATTAGCACGCAAAATATTAAGCCCATCAATTACTTCTTTAGTCTTCCTAACTATATAATGAGTAAGTATAGTAGAATCAGGTATAATTATACGCTCAGGGGCTGAGTTTGATATGTCTCTTTCACCCCACAGTGTAATATTTTGCAGCCCTACGAATGCATTACCACGCACTACTCTTGCCAGCCCGCATATACGCTCACAAATTATAGG containing:
- a CDS encoding DNA-3-methyladenine glycosylase, yielding MQREFYANSVKKVAKALLGKVLIHQTSEGVTKGMIVETEAYYGDKDPASHAYGGKRTKRNEVMWGPPGYAYVYFTYGMHYMLNVVTGHKDEARAVLIRAVEPLYGIELMKKRRKVSNLKTLTNGPAKVTQAFGITHKENGADLVNSNLRIEEGNSVRGLTSKFDIVATTRIGIKAGKAMKLRFYIKNNKRCHLKFVSKL
- a CDS encoding ExsB family transcriptional regulator produces the protein MKIKEIKAKYLKPHKFIEQKINEISALVGDGKAINALSGGVDSSTVTMLGHRALGDRLHTYFIDNGLMRQGELERVVSLFKGFGINVNVVDAKDKFFNSLKGITDPEAKREAIVQTFYKDVFGKLVIESGAKYLLQGTILTDVDETVAGIKRQHNVFEQLGIDPEEAFGYKIIEPLIQLRKDGVRKVAKALGLPKSVYNRIPFLGPALAGRIIGEVTPEKVKIVRQATTITEEELSNTHAFQYMAILHEDRVTGIRDGKRDYGLQIEIRCWDSIDARTATPTRLPYKTLDRLVKRITTEVTGIVSVTYNITTKPPSTMEAV